A region of Candidatus Binatia bacterium DNA encodes the following proteins:
- the treZ gene encoding malto-oligosyltrehalose trehalohydrolase, protein MTEFRVWAPNAEQVELVLGDERRAERAERHAMARGERGWWTVELPFDARGRDYAYALDGSDPLPDPRSPWQPHGVHGFSRVVSHADFEWHDAGFQAPPLASGVIYELHVGTFTPEGTFDSAIARLDHVRALGATHVEIMPVAAFPGSHGWGYDGVDLYAPYEPYGGPAAMKRFVDACHARGLAVLLDVVYNHFGPAGNYVERFGPYFTDAYRTPWGRAVNYDDAGSDEVRRFVIDNALMWLRDYHVDGLRLDAVHAIHDESARHVLEEMAEEVHALGARLGRHLVLIAESDLNDPRLLRAREAGGYGLDAQWSDDFHHALHAVLTGEQHGYYADFGPLADLARAVERAYVYDGRYSPHRGRRHGRAADGLDGERFVVFAQNHDQVGNRAAGERLAHLVSEGRARIAAALVLASPYVPLLFQGEEWGATAPFQYFTAHEEKELADAVREGRRKEFAAFGWGDDVPDPQAKETFLRSKLDWSELEREPHASLLAWHRELIRLRRSVPDLADPRRARTSARFDEEARWFVLARGDVVIACNLAQARQRVPLPAGPARVVLLASDGTQVDGASVTLEPDGVAVLAPAR, encoded by the coding sequence GTGACCGAATTTCGCGTGTGGGCGCCGAACGCCGAGCAGGTCGAGCTGGTGCTCGGCGACGAGCGACGCGCCGAACGCGCCGAGCGCCACGCGATGGCGCGCGGGGAGCGCGGCTGGTGGACGGTCGAGCTGCCGTTCGACGCGAGGGGACGCGACTATGCGTACGCGCTCGACGGCTCCGATCCGCTGCCCGACCCACGCTCGCCGTGGCAGCCGCACGGCGTGCACGGCTTCTCGCGCGTCGTGTCGCACGCCGACTTCGAGTGGCACGACGCCGGCTTCCAGGCGCCGCCGCTCGCGTCGGGCGTGATCTACGAGCTGCACGTCGGCACGTTCACGCCCGAGGGCACGTTCGACTCCGCGATCGCGCGCCTCGACCACGTGCGCGCGCTCGGCGCGACGCACGTCGAGATCATGCCGGTCGCCGCGTTTCCCGGCAGCCACGGCTGGGGCTACGACGGCGTCGATCTGTACGCGCCGTACGAGCCGTACGGCGGGCCGGCGGCGATGAAGCGCTTCGTCGACGCCTGCCATGCGCGCGGCCTCGCCGTGCTGCTGGACGTCGTCTACAACCACTTCGGTCCGGCCGGGAACTACGTCGAGCGCTTCGGTCCGTACTTCACCGACGCCTACCGCACGCCGTGGGGTCGCGCCGTCAACTACGACGACGCCGGCAGCGACGAGGTGCGTCGCTTCGTGATCGACAACGCGCTGATGTGGCTGCGCGACTACCACGTCGACGGGCTGCGGCTCGACGCCGTGCACGCGATCCACGACGAGTCGGCGCGCCACGTCCTGGAAGAGATGGCGGAGGAGGTGCACGCGCTCGGCGCGCGGCTCGGACGTCACCTCGTGCTGATCGCCGAGAGCGACCTCAACGATCCGCGCCTGCTGCGCGCGCGAGAGGCCGGCGGATACGGCCTCGACGCGCAGTGGAGCGACGACTTCCACCACGCGCTGCACGCCGTCCTGACCGGAGAGCAGCACGGCTACTACGCCGACTTCGGCCCGCTCGCCGATCTCGCCCGCGCCGTCGAGCGCGCCTACGTCTACGACGGCCGCTACTCGCCGCACCGCGGCCGTCGTCACGGGCGTGCGGCCGACGGGCTCGACGGCGAGCGCTTCGTCGTCTTCGCGCAGAACCACGACCAGGTCGGCAACCGCGCGGCCGGCGAGCGTCTCGCGCACCTGGTGAGCGAGGGCAGGGCGCGCATCGCGGCGGCGCTGGTCCTCGCGTCGCCCTACGTGCCGCTGCTGTTCCAGGGCGAGGAGTGGGGTGCGACGGCACCGTTCCAGTACTTCACGGCGCACGAGGAGAAGGAGCTCGCCGACGCCGTGCGCGAGGGACGCCGCAAGGAGTTCGCGGCCTTCGGCTGGGGCGACGACGTTCCCGACCCGCAGGCGAAGGAGACCTTCCTGCGCTCGAAGCTCGACTGGAGCGAGCTCGAGCGCGAGCCGCACGCAAGCCTGCTCGCCTGGCATCGCGAGCTGATCCGGCTGCGGCGCAGCGTCCCGGACCTCGCCGACCCGCGGCGTGCGCGCACCTCGGCGCGCTTCGACGAGGAGGCGCGCTGGTTCGTGCTCGCGCGCGGCGACGTCGTGATCGCGTGCAATCTGGCGCAGGCGAGGCAGCGCGTCCCGCTTCCTGCGGGGCCTGCGCGCGTGGTGCTGCTCGCCTCGGACGGCACGCAGGTCGACGGCGCGAGCGTCACGCTCGAGCCCGACGGCGTCGCCGTGCTCGCGCCGGCTCGCTGA
- a CDS encoding DUF6335 family protein codes for MDERITAGERAAARAMIEDEPELAGLTEEAVLALGDLERDTDPLVEAGAPDGFEHAAAAQQGRSPVLAGGDVDASEAEAGSGEEAVGGSTPTPDQDNVDELGRALGVTFEDDEPLSGEEKISKRDDDRWELDPASAEDWSERRNFRHALPEKKRGRRS; via the coding sequence ATGGACGAGCGCATCACCGCCGGCGAGCGTGCGGCCGCGCGCGCCATGATCGAGGACGAGCCCGAGCTCGCGGGGCTCACCGAGGAAGCGGTGCTCGCGCTCGGCGATCTCGAGCGCGACACGGATCCGCTGGTCGAGGCGGGCGCGCCGGACGGCTTCGAGCACGCGGCCGCGGCGCAGCAAGGTCGCTCTCCGGTGCTCGCGGGCGGCGACGTCGACGCGTCGGAAGCGGAAGCGGGCAGCGGCGAGGAGGCGGTCGGCGGCTCGACGCCGACGCCCGATCAGGACAACGTCGACGAGCTCGGGCGCGCGCTCGGCGTGACCTTCGAGGACGACGAGCCGCTCAGCGGCGAGGAGAAGATCAGCAAGCGCGACGACGACCGCTGGGAGCTGGATCCCGCGTCGGCGGAGGACTGGTCCGAGCGGCGCAACTTCCGGCACGCGCTGCCCGAAAAGAAACGCGGCCGACGGAGTTGA
- a CDS encoding UdgX family uracil-DNA binding protein (This protein belongs to the uracil DNA glycosylase superfamily, members of which act in excision repair of DNA. However, it belongs more specifically to UdgX branch, whose founding member was found to bind uracil in DNA (where it does not belong), without cleaving it, appears to promote DNA repair by a pathway involving RecA, rather than base excision.) codes for MVRPACRNYARERRAGALAFRFVGRTIAPRSRRAARAAARSAHAVVGGRSEAMASSVPRSRLEQVREAALDCRACELWKIGTQTVFGEGPAHADMMLVGEQPGDREDRAGRPFVGPAGRVLDDALQAAGIARERVYVTNAVKHFKWEPRGKARIHKKPNASEIAACRPWLDREIALVRPKGILCLGATAAQALLGRSFRVTTQRGRAVESPLAPVVMATVHPSSLLRAPTDADRERETNLFIEDLKRFAAALVELGRSRARRSRAHAGELRTGASS; via the coding sequence ATGGTCCGTCCTGCATGTAGGAACTACGCGCGCGAGCGCCGCGCGGGCGCGCTCGCCTTTCGCTTCGTCGGCCGAACGATTGCTCCGAGATCACGGCGCGCCGCGCGTGCAGCCGCCCGTTCGGCGCATGCCGTCGTCGGCGGAAGGAGCGAAGCCATGGCATCGAGCGTCCCCCGTTCTCGCCTCGAGCAGGTCCGTGAGGCCGCGCTCGACTGCCGCGCGTGCGAGCTCTGGAAGATCGGCACGCAGACGGTGTTCGGCGAGGGCCCCGCGCACGCCGACATGATGCTGGTCGGCGAGCAGCCGGGGGACCGCGAGGACCGCGCGGGACGTCCGTTCGTCGGGCCCGCGGGGCGCGTTCTCGACGACGCCTTGCAGGCCGCCGGCATCGCGCGCGAGCGCGTCTACGTCACCAACGCCGTCAAGCACTTCAAATGGGAGCCGCGCGGCAAGGCGCGCATCCACAAGAAGCCGAACGCGAGCGAGATCGCCGCGTGCCGTCCGTGGCTCGATCGGGAGATCGCGCTGGTGCGCCCCAAGGGCATCCTGTGTCTCGGCGCCACCGCCGCGCAGGCGCTGCTCGGGCGCAGCTTCCGCGTCACCACCCAGCGCGGACGTGCGGTCGAGTCGCCGCTCGCGCCGGTGGTCATGGCGACGGTTCATCCGTCGTCGCTGCTGCGCGCGCCGACCGACGCCGACCGCGAGCGCGAGACGAACCTCTTCATCGAGGACCTGAAGCGCTTCGCCGCGGCGCTCGTCGAGCTCGGTCGCTCGCGCGCGCGACGAAGCCGCGCGCACGCGGGCGAGCTGCGAACCGGCGCGTCGTCGTAG
- a CDS encoding BON domain-containing protein — MATLCTAATIALAIGAFGCDTNRGDGSVVEGDARTSDAARDRTSELNPPMGAGEAGRQADRSAGAPGVNAGAPGAPGAPGAMGAGGGDATIVAEVRNKLRRAVDMEANTIDVRANDGVVTLTGRVSSEDVKDDAEELASDVEGVERVENQITVAQGPGAGSGNP, encoded by the coding sequence ATGGCAACCCTGTGCACCGCAGCGACGATCGCGCTCGCGATCGGCGCCTTCGGCTGCGACACGAACCGCGGCGACGGCAGCGTCGTCGAGGGCGATGCCCGCACGAGCGACGCGGCGCGCGACCGCACGTCCGAGCTCAACCCGCCGATGGGCGCCGGCGAGGCCGGCCGTCAGGCCGACCGCAGCGCCGGAGCGCCGGGCGTGAACGCCGGGGCACCGGGCGCGCCGGGTGCGCCAGGCGCGATGGGCGCCGGCGGCGGCGACGCGACGATCGTCGCCGAGGTGCGCAACAAGCTGCGCCGCGCCGTCGACATGGAGGCGAACACGATCGACGTGCGCGCCAACGACGGCGTGGTGACGCTGACCGGCCGCGTCTCGAGCGAGGACGTCAAGGACGACGCCGAGGAGCTGGCGAGCGACGTCGAGGGCGTCGAGCGCGTCGAGAACCAGATCACGGTCGCGCAGGGTCCCGGCGCGGGCTCCGGCAACCCCTGA
- a CDS encoding endonuclease/exonuclease/phosphatase family protein produces the protein MRLAVGSYNIHRCVGLDGRCSPERIADVIAEMAVDVVALQEVDGGYFLQEGRDQLAELAEATGMEAVAGPTLTSEVGHYGNALLTKKRAVAVRHADLSVAGKEPRGALDVDLEVDGHSVQLVVTHLGLRRFERVKQVDQILRTVIGAPEDRLIIVAGDFNEWRPGDHSLRPLHARFGRSRLRTFPSRRPVFAFDRILVEPRSALVELTVHDTPLARVASDHLPVKAIVES, from the coding sequence GTGCGCCTCGCGGTCGGCTCCTACAACATCCATCGCTGCGTCGGGCTCGACGGGCGCTGCAGCCCGGAGCGCATCGCCGACGTGATCGCCGAGATGGCGGTCGACGTCGTGGCGCTTCAGGAGGTCGATGGCGGCTACTTCCTGCAGGAAGGCCGTGACCAGCTCGCCGAACTCGCGGAGGCGACGGGCATGGAGGCGGTCGCCGGGCCGACGCTGACCAGCGAGGTCGGCCACTACGGCAATGCGCTGCTGACCAAGAAGCGCGCGGTCGCGGTACGCCACGCCGACCTGTCGGTCGCTGGCAAGGAGCCGCGCGGCGCGCTGGACGTCGACCTCGAGGTCGACGGCCACTCGGTGCAGCTCGTCGTGACCCACCTGGGCCTGCGCCGCTTCGAGCGCGTCAAGCAGGTCGACCAGATCCTGCGCACGGTGATCGGCGCGCCGGAGGACCGGCTCATCATCGTCGCCGGCGACTTCAACGAGTGGCGGCCCGGCGACCACTCGCTGCGCCCGCTGCACGCGCGCTTCGGACGCTCGCGGCTACGGACCTTTCCCTCGCGCCGGCCGGTGTTCGCCTTCGACCGGATCCTGGTCGAGCCGCGCAGCGCGCTGGTCGAGCTCACGGTGCACGACACGCCGCTCGCGCGTGTCGCCTCGGACCACCTGCCGGTCAAGGCGATCGTCGAGTCCTGA
- a CDS encoding hemerythrin domain-containing protein, which produces MAKSNRGVVSSLRSLLSFGEESEAGKDATTLLHEDHDRVDALFSRFEAATGNAEKRDIARKTIAELRVHAQLEEQLFYPSLASELEDDEMVKCAIEEHGLMKHLLDDLDRMRPNDGSFDAKYKVLTEIVRHHVREEESQVFPAAQSSDLDLDALGLELLELKRSLISGKRVSRKSGGRRSAARKRSRTTGRTTAAKRRATAAARRAKKTAAKARGGAKKKASSRKKAASRRR; this is translated from the coding sequence ATGGCCAAGTCCAATCGAGGAGTCGTCTCGAGCCTGAGGTCGCTGTTGAGCTTCGGCGAGGAGTCGGAAGCCGGCAAGGATGCGACGACGCTCTTGCACGAGGATCACGACCGCGTCGACGCCCTGTTCTCCCGCTTCGAAGCGGCGACCGGCAATGCCGAGAAGCGCGACATCGCCCGCAAGACCATCGCCGAGCTGCGCGTGCACGCCCAGCTCGAGGAGCAGCTGTTCTATCCGTCGCTCGCGAGCGAGCTCGAGGACGACGAGATGGTCAAGTGCGCCATCGAAGAGCACGGCCTGATGAAGCACCTGCTCGACGACCTCGACCGCATGCGTCCGAACGACGGCAGCTTCGACGCCAAGTACAAGGTGCTGACCGAGATCGTCCGTCACCACGTGCGGGAAGAGGAGAGCCAGGTGTTTCCGGCCGCGCAGTCGTCGGACCTCGACCTCGACGCCCTCGGCCTCGAGCTCCTCGAGCTCAAGCGGAGCCTGATCAGCGGCAAGCGCGTTTCGCGCAAGAGCGGCGGACGACGGAGCGCGGCGCGCAAGCGCTCGCGCACGACCGGACGGACCACCGCGGCCAAGCGTCGTGCGACCGCCGCTGCACGGCGCGCGAAGAAGACCGCCGCCAAGGCGCGTGGCGGAGCGAAGAAGAAGGCCAGCTCGCGCAAGAAGGCGGCGTCGCGGCGTCGCTGA
- a CDS encoding ferritin-like domain-containing protein gives MRETSTGRNRTGIQAASSDLRRAMEDVTELTPVDANDGSLAATRAEFAEESDDNVGSIPPPPTLKGMVKSAVGALSGESVAELLDRLSQRLAFERSGSRYYEGLITKFKVAQAANMIPDGGPTLDDLVRFHDDEMRHFALLKTAIEDLGGDPTVQTPAADVAAVTGMGIGPVINDPRTDFWQALEAILVAELTDNDSWDMLIQVVAGLGYDDLATRFTVAKTDEDEHLSNVRIWLQQHAMRQAGAST, from the coding sequence ATGAGGGAGACGTCGACGGGAAGGAATCGTACGGGCATCCAGGCGGCGTCGAGCGATCTGCGCCGCGCGATGGAGGACGTGACCGAGCTCACGCCGGTCGACGCGAACGACGGCTCGCTCGCCGCGACGCGCGCCGAGTTCGCCGAGGAGAGCGACGACAACGTCGGCAGCATCCCGCCGCCGCCGACGCTGAAGGGCATGGTCAAGTCGGCCGTCGGCGCGCTGTCGGGCGAGAGCGTCGCCGAGCTGCTCGACCGACTCTCGCAGCGTCTGGCCTTCGAGCGCAGCGGCAGCCGCTACTACGAGGGGCTGATCACCAAGTTCAAGGTCGCGCAGGCGGCGAACATGATTCCGGACGGCGGGCCGACGCTCGACGACCTCGTGCGCTTCCACGACGACGAGATGCGCCACTTCGCTCTGCTCAAGACCGCGATCGAGGACCTGGGCGGCGATCCGACGGTGCAGACTCCGGCGGCCGACGTCGCCGCGGTCACCGGCATGGGCATCGGTCCGGTGATCAACGATCCGCGCACCGACTTCTGGCAGGCGCTCGAGGCGATCCTGGTCGCCGAGCTCACCGACAACGACTCCTGGGACATGCTGATCCAGGTGGTCGCGGGTCTCGGCTACGACGACCTCGCGACCCGCTTCACCGTCGCCAAGACCGACGAGGACGAGCACCTGAGCAACGTGCGCATCTGGCTGCAGCAGCACGCGATGCGGCAGGCAGGCGCCTCGACCTGA
- a CDS encoding ChuX/HutX family heme-like substrate-binding protein — protein MDEVVAFTEEMLAACRALGRARVVLRNPVGVVEVFADLGTLELRDGWAHLCTEPFHLHLHCHSIAEVHFRVPDGEGASASRAVWFADKNGAPLLLIVLDQAKGDRATEQARVFDALRAQHGPSRPLMSLDALPPRSAMS, from the coding sequence ATGGACGAAGTGGTCGCGTTCACCGAGGAGATGCTGGCGGCGTGCCGGGCGCTGGGCCGCGCACGGGTCGTGCTGCGCAACCCGGTCGGGGTGGTGGAGGTGTTCGCGGACCTGGGGACGCTCGAGCTGCGCGACGGCTGGGCGCACCTCTGCACCGAGCCTTTCCACCTGCACCTGCACTGCCACTCGATCGCCGAGGTGCACTTCCGCGTCCCCGACGGCGAGGGCGCGAGCGCGAGCCGCGCGGTGTGGTTCGCCGACAAGAACGGCGCGCCGCTCCTGCTGATCGTGCTCGACCAGGCGAAGGGCGACCGCGCGACCGAGCAGGCGCGCGTGTTCGACGCGCTGCGCGCGCAGCACGGGCCGTCGCGCCCGCTGATGTCGCTCGACGCGCTCCCGCCACGCAGCGCGATGAGCTGA
- a CDS encoding carboxyl transferase domain-containing protein, producing MAVLGTRLDPSSESFVRNREGMLAKLAEIDELHARTIDGGGPKYVARHRARGKLLPRERIELLLDRDSPFLELSPLAAHGTEYVVGASVVTGIGVVSDVECVLIAHDPTVRGGATNPYSLKKALRAMDIARQNRLPLINLVESGGADLPRQSEIFVPGGATFRNLTQLSAARIPTVALVFGNATAGGAYLPGLCDYVVMVKERAKVFLGGPPLVKMATGEVANDEELGGAEMHSRVSGVSDFLAVDERDCLRIGREIMSRLNWRKLGPGPTMPADEPLYDPEELLGLASLDLKQPIDAREVIARIVDGSRFDEFKPLYGSNLVTGWASIHGFPIGILANQVGILFSEEAEKAAQFIQLANQNDVPLVFLQNTTGYMVGKAYEQRGMIKDGSKMINAVSNSGVPHITLVIGASYGAGNYGMCGRAYDPRFLFAWPNSKTAVMGPQQLAGVMSIVGRQAAEAAGQPFDEEKDAMMRRMVEEQIESESLALFNTARLYDDGIIDPRDSRTVLGIALSACHSNEVRGARGFGVFRM from the coding sequence ATGGCGGTCCTCGGAACGCGCCTCGACCCTTCCTCCGAGAGCTTCGTGCGCAACCGCGAGGGGATGCTCGCGAAGCTCGCGGAGATCGACGAGCTGCACGCGCGCACCATCGACGGCGGCGGGCCGAAGTACGTGGCGCGCCACCGCGCGCGCGGCAAGCTGCTGCCGCGCGAGCGCATCGAGCTGCTGCTCGACCGCGACTCGCCGTTCCTCGAGCTGTCGCCGCTCGCGGCGCATGGCACGGAGTACGTCGTCGGCGCGAGCGTCGTGACCGGCATCGGCGTGGTGTCGGACGTCGAGTGCGTGCTGATCGCGCACGACCCGACGGTGCGCGGCGGCGCCACCAACCCGTACTCGCTGAAGAAGGCCCTGCGCGCGATGGACATCGCGCGCCAGAACCGCCTGCCGCTGATCAACCTGGTCGAGTCCGGCGGTGCCGACCTGCCGCGCCAGTCGGAGATCTTCGTCCCGGGCGGCGCGACCTTCCGCAACCTGACGCAGCTCTCGGCGGCGCGCATCCCGACCGTCGCGCTGGTGTTCGGCAACGCGACCGCCGGCGGCGCGTACCTGCCCGGGCTGTGCGACTACGTGGTCATGGTGAAGGAGCGCGCCAAGGTGTTCCTCGGCGGTCCGCCGCTCGTGAAGATGGCGACCGGCGAGGTCGCGAACGACGAGGAGCTCGGCGGCGCGGAGATGCACTCGCGGGTGTCGGGCGTCTCGGACTTCCTCGCCGTCGACGAGCGCGACTGCCTGCGCATCGGGCGCGAGATCATGTCGCGGCTCAACTGGCGCAAGCTCGGCCCCGGTCCGACGATGCCCGCCGACGAGCCGCTCTACGATCCCGAGGAGCTGCTCGGCCTCGCGTCGCTCGACTTGAAGCAGCCGATCGACGCGCGCGAGGTCATCGCGCGCATCGTCGACGGCAGCCGCTTCGACGAGTTCAAGCCGCTCTACGGCTCGAACCTGGTCACCGGCTGGGCGTCGATCCACGGCTTCCCGATCGGCATCCTCGCCAACCAGGTCGGCATCCTGTTCTCCGAGGAGGCCGAGAAGGCCGCGCAGTTCATCCAGCTCGCGAACCAGAACGACGTGCCGCTCGTGTTCCTGCAGAACACCACCGGCTACATGGTCGGCAAGGCGTACGAGCAGCGCGGCATGATCAAGGACGGCTCGAAGATGATCAACGCGGTGTCGAACAGCGGCGTGCCGCACATCACGCTGGTGATCGGCGCGAGCTACGGCGCCGGCAACTACGGCATGTGCGGCCGCGCCTACGATCCGCGCTTCCTGTTCGCCTGGCCCAACAGCAAGACCGCGGTGATGGGACCGCAGCAGCTCGCGGGCGTGATGTCGATCGTCGGACGGCAAGCCGCGGAGGCCGCCGGGCAGCCGTTCGACGAGGAGAAGGACGCGATGATGCGCCGCATGGTCGAGGAGCAGATCGAGAGCGAGTCGCTCGCGCTGTTCAACACCGCGCGGCTCTACGACGACGGCATCATCGACCCGCGCGACAGCCGTACGGTGCTCGGCATCGCGCTCTCGGCGTGTCACTCGAACGAGGTGCGCGGCGCCCGCGGCTTCGGCGTCTTCCGCATGTGA
- a CDS encoding biotin carboxylase N-terminal domain-containing protein has protein sequence MSASEPKTIRKLLVANRGEIARRVMRTCRAMGISTVAVFSEPDRGEPFVAEADEAVALGGATPAESYLRGDAIVAAARSTGADAIHPGYGFLAEDARFAALCVDAGLTWIGPPPEAIAAMGSKLEAKRIAERAGVPLLPTREVRAGQDAALDAAARELGLPLLVKASAGGGGRGMRIVRSAAELADAVASASREAQSAFGDDTVFLEPYVEAPRHVEIQVFADAHGNVVHLFERECSIQRRYQKIIEEAPSPALDDELRARMGEAAVRLAREIGYRGAGTVEFLLAPDGRFFFLEVNTRLQVEHPVTECVTGLDLVRLQILVAEGRPLPAEALTPRRSGHAIEVRIYAEVPEEGFAPATGTLHRVRFPEAPGLRVEAGVADGSVVGVYYDPMIAKLVAYAPTRAEAARLLASALRRTRLHGVRSNRELLIAVLEDDEFLAGKTDTHFLERKPPRELVARVEHPDAKRLGAIAAALAAQARRRREAKVLRTIPSGWRNVSSQLERAELDCAGRTITVGYRLGRGGAVLEVDGERLAGVVVRDATPDTVLLEADGVLRRFEVHQVGDVSWVDGPLGACSFTELPRHPQPKVELAAGSLVASMPGIVVRVCVAVGQQVEVGDELVVLEAMKMEHRVLAPHAGVVEAVRVTPGASVTAGDVLVVVAQREGEREVGNA, from the coding sequence ATGTCCGCTTCCGAGCCGAAGACGATCCGCAAGCTGCTCGTCGCAAACCGCGGCGAGATCGCGCGTCGCGTGATGCGCACGTGCCGCGCCATGGGCATTTCGACCGTCGCCGTGTTCTCCGAGCCGGACCGCGGCGAGCCGTTCGTCGCCGAGGCCGACGAGGCGGTCGCGCTCGGCGGCGCGACGCCCGCGGAGTCGTATCTGCGCGGCGACGCCATCGTCGCCGCCGCGCGATCGACCGGCGCCGACGCGATCCACCCCGGCTACGGCTTCCTCGCCGAGGACGCGCGCTTCGCCGCGCTGTGCGTCGACGCGGGTCTGACCTGGATCGGACCGCCGCCCGAGGCGATCGCGGCCATGGGCTCGAAGCTCGAGGCGAAGCGCATCGCCGAGCGCGCCGGCGTGCCGCTCTTGCCGACGCGCGAGGTGCGCGCGGGGCAGGACGCGGCGCTCGACGCGGCGGCGCGCGAGCTCGGGCTGCCGCTGCTGGTCAAGGCGTCGGCGGGCGGCGGCGGACGCGGCATGCGCATCGTGCGCTCGGCCGCCGAGCTCGCCGACGCGGTGGCGAGCGCGAGCCGCGAGGCGCAGAGCGCCTTCGGCGACGACACGGTGTTCCTCGAGCCCTACGTCGAGGCGCCGCGGCACGTCGAGATCCAGGTGTTCGCCGACGCGCACGGCAACGTCGTGCACCTCTTCGAGCGCGAGTGCTCGATCCAGCGTCGATACCAGAAAATCATCGAGGAGGCCCCGTCGCCGGCGCTCGACGACGAGCTGCGCGCGCGCATGGGCGAGGCCGCGGTGCGGCTCGCGCGCGAGATCGGCTACCGCGGCGCCGGCACCGTCGAGTTCCTGCTCGCGCCGGACGGGCGCTTCTTCTTCCTCGAGGTCAACACGCGCCTGCAGGTCGAGCACCCGGTGACCGAGTGCGTGACCGGGCTCGACCTCGTGCGCCTGCAGATCCTGGTCGCGGAAGGACGTCCGCTGCCGGCCGAAGCGCTGACGCCGCGCCGCAGCGGGCACGCGATCGAGGTGCGCATCTACGCCGAGGTCCCGGAGGAGGGCTTCGCGCCCGCGACCGGCACGCTGCACCGCGTGCGCTTCCCCGAGGCGCCGGGGCTGCGCGTCGAGGCGGGCGTCGCGGACGGCTCGGTGGTCGGCGTCTACTACGACCCGATGATCGCCAAGCTCGTCGCGTACGCGCCGACGCGCGCCGAGGCGGCGCGGCTTCTCGCGAGCGCGCTGCGGCGCACGCGGCTGCACGGCGTGCGCAGCAACCGCGAGCTGCTGATCGCGGTGCTCGAGGACGACGAGTTCCTCGCCGGCAAGACCGACACGCACTTCCTCGAGCGCAAGCCGCCGCGCGAGCTGGTCGCGCGCGTCGAGCACCCGGACGCGAAGCGTCTGGGCGCGATCGCCGCGGCGCTCGCGGCGCAGGCCCGTCGCCGGCGCGAGGCCAAGGTGCTGCGCACGATCCCGTCCGGCTGGCGCAACGTGTCCTCGCAGCTCGAGCGCGCCGAGCTCGACTGCGCGGGACGGACGATCACGGTCGGCTACCGGCTCGGGCGCGGCGGCGCCGTGCTCGAGGTCGACGGCGAGCGCCTCGCGGGCGTGGTCGTGCGCGACGCGACGCCCGACACGGTGCTACTCGAGGCGGACGGCGTGCTGCGCCGCTTCGAGGTGCACCAGGTCGGCGACGTTTCGTGGGTCGACGGTCCGCTCGGCGCGTGCTCGTTCACCGAGCTGCCGCGCCACCCGCAGCCGAAGGTCGAGCTCGCGGCGGGCTCGCTGGTCGCGTCGATGCCGGGGATCGTCGTACGGGTGTGCGTCGCCGTCGGGCAGCAGGTCGAGGTCGGCGACGAGCTGGTCGTGCTCGAAGCGATGAAGATGGAGCACCGCGTGCTCGCGCCGCACGCGGGGGTGGTCGAGGCGGTGCGCGTCACCCCGGGGGCGAGCGTCACCGCCGGCGACGTGCTGGTGGTGGTGGCGCAACGAGAGGGCGAACGAGAGGTCGGCAATGCCTGA